A genomic segment from Polyangium mundeleinium encodes:
- a CDS encoding YecA family protein, whose product MGHAHHFLSRLDRVSLPHVELALSLYRDEGLLRYIFDRARVPEGAERIALSLAHPEEGPFLIVTRDGRFVTCLGAGMKVSNLPVVTRGQIDAIAAKVGELRERMEAAKALAGGKGVQALLRRIYEAADELSREEFVAISALQPLYGFEFLHLFVHAAVELDDARKILLPLLRKTDKPKPIYDDALGAYWRTLWAMSHFAVLATLEGSETFPPGLLDMFGEGGTFSWPTTRQGFLPFALRGAWAAARVGKPLLGKYKRFYQEAESELQNIDGALGILALGMRHARLRAEAEKTLGVDIPVRWRGTPHGEFTGAIRKLARRIAEMDRDSPEERQACVRRLGANLWVALMQSRPAGPLRYERPEDVPEDLACAVASNTFQCYLRGSQGLSSALTWLFMLTPWAARAAPEALYLPRAAIAAVHVPFRTELTLGVLRAMRDHVAPARRQAPPVGTARKGPCPCGSGKKYKRCCEEKDAESSTAAPVGPSDS is encoded by the coding sequence ATGGGGCACGCGCACCACTTCCTCTCCCGGCTCGATCGCGTCTCGCTCCCGCACGTCGAGCTCGCGCTCTCCCTTTACCGGGACGAGGGCCTGCTCCGGTACATCTTCGACCGGGCTCGCGTGCCCGAGGGCGCCGAGCGTATCGCGCTCTCGCTCGCTCACCCCGAGGAGGGGCCTTTCCTCATCGTCACGCGCGACGGGAGGTTCGTCACCTGCCTCGGCGCGGGCATGAAGGTCTCGAACCTGCCCGTGGTCACACGCGGGCAGATCGACGCAATCGCCGCCAAGGTCGGGGAGCTGCGCGAGCGCATGGAGGCCGCGAAGGCGCTCGCCGGAGGGAAAGGGGTCCAAGCGCTGCTCCGGCGGATCTACGAGGCCGCCGACGAGCTCTCGCGTGAGGAGTTCGTGGCGATCTCGGCGCTCCAGCCGCTCTACGGCTTCGAGTTCTTGCACCTCTTTGTTCACGCCGCGGTCGAACTCGACGATGCCCGCAAGATTCTCCTGCCGCTGCTCCGCAAGACCGACAAGCCGAAGCCCATCTACGACGACGCGCTCGGCGCGTACTGGCGGACCCTTTGGGCCATGAGCCATTTCGCCGTGCTCGCGACCCTCGAGGGCAGCGAGACGTTTCCCCCGGGCCTTCTCGACATGTTCGGCGAGGGCGGCACGTTCTCCTGGCCCACCACGCGGCAAGGATTCTTGCCCTTCGCGCTCCGTGGCGCTTGGGCCGCCGCCCGGGTCGGCAAACCCTTGCTCGGCAAGTACAAACGGTTTTACCAGGAAGCGGAGAGCGAGCTTCAGAACATCGACGGCGCGCTCGGGATCCTCGCGCTCGGAATGCGCCACGCGCGGCTCCGCGCCGAGGCGGAGAAGACGCTCGGCGTGGACATCCCCGTGCGATGGAGGGGCACGCCCCACGGCGAATTCACGGGCGCGATACGCAAGCTCGCCCGCCGGATCGCGGAGATGGATCGGGATTCGCCCGAAGAGCGGCAAGCGTGTGTGCGGAGGCTCGGCGCGAACCTATGGGTGGCCCTCATGCAATCGAGGCCCGCGGGCCCCCTCCGGTACGAGCGGCCGGAGGACGTCCCGGAGGATCTCGCCTGCGCGGTCGCGTCGAATACCTTCCAGTGTTATCTGCGCGGGTCGCAGGGCCTTTCGAGCGCATTGACGTGGCTCTTCATGCTGACCCCGTGGGCCGCCCGCGCCGCGCCGGAGGCGCTCTACCTGCCGCGCGCCGCGATCGCGGCGGTCCACGTACCCTTCCGAACGGAGCTCACGCTCGGCGTGCTGCGCGCGATGCGGGATCACGTGGCCCCTGCCAGAAGGCAGGCACCCCCCGTGGGCACCGCCCGCAAAGGCCCATGCCCGTGCGGAAGCGGCAAGAAGTACAAGCGTTGTTGCGAGGAGAAGGACGCTGAATCGAGCACCGCGGCGCCCGTCGGGCCTTCCGATTCGTAG
- a CDS encoding SBBP repeat-containing protein has product MFSSSIRTTSLLTAIFGILLGASGCLATDGEMEVGLENESAQGDEGGDSPMEEIGTATQALTSLSFSTFFGDAGLDFASAPRVDGAGNMYVARTYLSATTGHDMAIYKFSPTGALLWAVTIGGSSSDTVSAMTVDSAGYVYVVGSSVSYSNNSHSKVLVAKLNPSGTALSYYGVFGGTGGETPSGIAVDGAGNAYITGTTLSTDFPTTTGAYQRTHRGGRDGFVAKLNASGSTLLYSTYIGGSQEDEPLDIAVDAYGYAYIAGRTTLMGTSYEYPTTPGAFQQNVGVTGQFGFVTELNPSGTGLYYSTLLGGNWNTQIRGIAVNSSYNAYVVGDTGASNFPTTSGAFRQTKSGTSDAFVTKLNAAGSGLVYSTFIGGNGSEGGNDIALTSTGEAYITGTTSSTNFPTSASALYPSGRGGLDGFVAKLSASGSTLNYSTYLGASDSDYGEGIAFDSSGNIYVTGSTTSKNFPIVAAIQPTYGGDPYDGFLVKMSGL; this is encoded by the coding sequence ATGTTTTCCTCTTCCATCCGCACGACCTCCCTGCTCACGGCGATCTTCGGGATTCTTTTGGGCGCTTCCGGCTGCCTCGCGACCGACGGGGAGATGGAAGTAGGGCTCGAGAACGAGAGCGCGCAGGGCGACGAGGGCGGCGATAGCCCCATGGAGGAGATCGGCACAGCGACGCAGGCGCTCACGTCGCTCTCGTTTTCGACGTTTTTCGGCGACGCAGGCCTCGACTTCGCGTCCGCGCCTCGGGTCGATGGCGCAGGGAACATGTATGTGGCGCGCACGTACCTGTCCGCCACGACCGGGCACGATATGGCCATTTACAAATTCAGCCCCACGGGCGCGCTCCTCTGGGCCGTGACGATCGGCGGATCGAGCTCCGACACGGTCTCGGCCATGACGGTCGACAGCGCGGGGTACGTGTACGTGGTCGGCTCCTCGGTATCGTACAGCAATAACTCCCATAGCAAGGTGCTCGTCGCCAAGCTCAATCCGTCGGGGACCGCTCTTTCCTACTACGGCGTGTTTGGCGGGACAGGCGGCGAAACACCGTCTGGCATCGCGGTCGACGGCGCGGGCAATGCCTACATCACGGGCACGACGTTGTCGACAGACTTCCCCACGACGACAGGAGCGTACCAGCGCACGCACCGAGGAGGACGCGACGGCTTCGTGGCGAAGCTCAACGCTTCGGGCAGCACCCTCCTGTATTCGACGTATATCGGCGGTAGCCAGGAAGACGAACCCTTGGATATCGCCGTCGACGCGTATGGATACGCCTACATCGCGGGTCGAACCACGTTGATGGGCACGTCGTACGAGTATCCCACGACGCCGGGCGCCTTCCAGCAGAACGTCGGCGTCACCGGCCAATTCGGCTTCGTAACGGAGCTCAATCCTTCCGGGACGGGGCTTTACTATTCCACGCTCCTCGGGGGCAACTGGAACACTCAAATCAGAGGGATCGCCGTCAATTCCTCGTACAACGCGTACGTCGTGGGAGATACAGGGGCGAGCAATTTCCCGACGACCTCCGGGGCCTTCCGCCAGACCAAGAGCGGGACAAGCGATGCATTCGTGACGAAGCTCAACGCCGCGGGCAGCGGCCTCGTCTACTCCACCTTCATCGGGGGCAACGGGTCCGAGGGGGGCAACGATATCGCCCTCACCAGCACCGGGGAAGCCTATATCACCGGGACTACCTCTTCGACGAATTTTCCGACGAGCGCGAGCGCCCTTTATCCTTCGGGCCGCGGAGGGCTCGATGGGTTCGTCGCAAAGCTGTCCGCCTCGGGCTCGACGCTGAATTACTCCACGTACCTCGGGGCGTCCGACTCGGATTACGGCGAGGGCATCGCGTTCGACAGCAGCGGGAATATCTACGTGACTGGCAGCACGACCTCAAAAAACTTCCCCATTGTCGCGGCCATACAACCCACCTATGGCGGCGACCCGTATGACGGGTTCCTCGTAAAGATGAGCGGTCTCTAA
- a CDS encoding AAA family ATPase has protein sequence MLPASLPLTLRAPNPPALFLGREKEREQLRVAFARGPVTLVSGEHGVGKTATVLQVLRESFSEVPVVFASFGGLPDGVAPDRELVRIVAAAASVTQIAWASVLRVRESLPEVLLDMAERARLWLVLDGVTADPLLRDLMSVVSRYARESRWIVTGEGFCESRFVPGQSLRLGPMPDDQLETLAHGSAARSLDLGRAVEASRGNPGALLRAIASGAEPDVAIVDPMLSAMRALADRNAATVLAWLDEHAEEALRDGYARNLYAVLSLRRHEPELGRWWMRCSAEVGDLAALPHGAAQHASLKDALVLLEAFFSGGDLDRSLRDAEALVARAEAEGAPRIAGEAKTIAVQCLVMKGELARALALVESIATEDDELACLRDGSASTVLALMHRRDEAHARLERVRAGAVRLPFRAQNPILFRAADTLYQLGLLEEAHDVLSQLMSGDRARSLSFHHLGPILLLQLRIAIDRGALRDVAALEERLAPFAREGTLQHPFAGSSRVFARVWAGSFDGIGEEVSDSLQAAREGDLLEAQSSAAMAAIEVALARGTDLGVTLRDPLVLSLRNGAPASPLLEETLRRARLRLGEHVPSPPPAVRSIEHEIVARLADAEAHVLRGAWHEATTASRAAVQHASRWGYASREAHARSTLTFLLLAQGRREEAAQQVGRLRESAERMGSARFVREAELLAYLSQPAASMLQLVAWARDEAPAPIVARCARRLLGAPAGPDAVERALFDAIVGHLGKVAHLAPGSLPSWGIADVDRSVVLDDGSRISFESKPLLWRLLEVLWDHGGEASKEELVREGWAQPDYHPLRDDNRLHVTIRKLRGLLMDGQPPARILTRDEGYALGGTPVRVR, from the coding sequence ATGCTCCCCGCGTCACTTCCGCTGACCTTGCGCGCGCCGAACCCGCCCGCGCTCTTCCTGGGTCGAGAGAAGGAGCGCGAACAGCTCCGCGTCGCGTTCGCGAGGGGTCCCGTCACGCTCGTGAGCGGCGAGCACGGCGTCGGCAAGACCGCGACGGTCTTGCAGGTCTTGCGCGAGAGCTTCTCCGAGGTGCCGGTCGTCTTCGCGTCCTTCGGCGGGTTGCCGGACGGTGTCGCGCCGGATCGCGAGCTCGTGCGCATCGTCGCCGCCGCTGCGAGCGTCACCCAGATCGCGTGGGCCTCGGTACTTCGCGTGCGCGAGAGCCTCCCCGAGGTGCTCCTCGACATGGCCGAGCGCGCGCGGCTCTGGCTCGTGCTCGACGGGGTCACCGCCGATCCGCTGCTTCGCGATCTCATGAGCGTCGTCTCCCGCTACGCGCGCGAGTCGCGGTGGATCGTGACCGGTGAAGGCTTCTGCGAGAGCCGCTTCGTCCCCGGACAGAGCCTGCGCCTCGGGCCGATGCCCGACGACCAGCTCGAGACGTTGGCGCACGGGAGCGCTGCGAGGTCGCTCGATCTCGGCAGGGCCGTGGAGGCCTCCCGCGGCAACCCCGGCGCGCTCCTACGCGCCATCGCGTCGGGCGCCGAGCCGGATGTCGCGATCGTCGACCCGATGCTCTCGGCGATGCGCGCCCTGGCCGATCGCAACGCCGCGACGGTGCTCGCGTGGCTCGACGAGCACGCAGAGGAAGCGCTGCGCGACGGCTATGCGCGCAACCTGTACGCGGTTCTGTCGCTCCGGCGCCACGAGCCGGAGCTAGGCCGGTGGTGGATGCGCTGCTCCGCGGAAGTGGGCGATCTGGCGGCGCTGCCGCACGGCGCCGCGCAGCACGCCTCGCTGAAGGACGCTCTGGTGCTCCTCGAGGCGTTCTTCTCGGGGGGCGATCTCGACCGCTCGCTCCGCGACGCGGAGGCGCTCGTCGCCCGCGCCGAAGCCGAGGGCGCCCCTCGGATCGCCGGCGAGGCGAAGACGATCGCCGTCCAGTGCCTGGTGATGAAGGGTGAGCTCGCGCGCGCTCTCGCCCTGGTCGAGTCGATCGCGACGGAGGACGACGAGCTCGCCTGCTTGCGCGACGGTAGCGCCTCGACCGTCCTGGCGCTGATGCATCGTCGCGACGAGGCGCATGCACGCCTCGAGAGGGTCCGTGCCGGAGCCGTACGCCTTCCATTCCGCGCGCAGAACCCGATCCTCTTCCGCGCCGCCGACACCCTCTACCAACTCGGCCTGCTCGAGGAGGCGCACGACGTCCTGTCCCAGCTGATGTCCGGCGATCGCGCTCGCTCGCTGTCGTTCCACCACCTCGGGCCGATCCTCCTGCTGCAGCTGCGAATCGCGATCGACCGAGGTGCCCTGCGCGACGTGGCGGCCCTGGAAGAGCGGCTCGCTCCGTTCGCGCGGGAAGGGACGCTCCAACACCCTTTCGCGGGATCCAGCCGGGTGTTCGCGCGCGTGTGGGCGGGCTCCTTCGACGGGATCGGCGAGGAAGTGAGCGATTCGCTCCAGGCTGCGCGCGAGGGAGACCTGCTCGAGGCCCAATCGTCGGCGGCGATGGCTGCGATCGAGGTCGCGCTGGCGCGCGGCACGGACTTGGGCGTCACCCTGCGCGATCCCCTCGTGCTGTCGTTGCGAAACGGGGCGCCCGCGAGCCCGCTGCTCGAAGAGACCCTGCGGCGCGCGCGCCTCCGCCTCGGCGAGCACGTCCCCTCCCCGCCTCCCGCGGTGCGGAGCATCGAGCACGAGATCGTGGCGCGCCTCGCCGATGCCGAGGCGCACGTGCTGAGGGGCGCCTGGCACGAAGCGACCACGGCCAGTCGCGCGGCGGTCCAGCACGCCTCGCGCTGGGGCTACGCCTCACGCGAAGCGCACGCGCGCTCGACGCTGACCTTCCTCCTGCTCGCCCAGGGCCGCCGCGAGGAGGCCGCGCAACAGGTAGGAAGGCTCCGCGAGTCGGCAGAGCGCATGGGGAGCGCGCGTTTCGTCCGCGAAGCCGAGCTGCTCGCGTACCTTTCGCAGCCCGCCGCCTCGATGCTGCAGCTCGTGGCTTGGGCACGCGACGAAGCCCCCGCCCCGATCGTCGCGCGCTGCGCACGACGCCTGCTCGGGGCGCCCGCAGGTCCCGACGCCGTCGAGCGCGCACTGTTCGACGCGATCGTCGGCCACCTCGGCAAGGTCGCGCACCTCGCGCCGGGATCCCTCCCGAGCTGGGGCATCGCCGACGTCGATCGATCGGTCGTCCTCGACGACGGATCGCGCATCTCGTTCGAGTCCAAACCGCTGCTCTGGCGCCTCCTCGAGGTCCTCTGGGATCACGGCGGCGAGGCCAGCAAGGAGGAACTCGTTCGTGAGGGCTGGGCGCAGCCCGACTATCACCCGCTGCGCGACGACAACCGGCTGCACGTCACCATCCGCAAGCTGCGGGGTCTGCTGATGGATGGCCAGCCCCCCGCTCGCATCCTCACGCGCGACGAGGGCTACGCCCTGGGAGGCACCCCCGTCCGCGTCCGCTAG